A genomic stretch from Aminobacter aminovorans includes:
- a CDS encoding TIGR01458 family HAD-type hydrolase, with protein sequence MLLDLSGVVYDGDTPIPGAVAAIERLRAEGLPIRFVSNTTRSPHRAIVAQLASLGVAVGRDELFTPARAAVDWLSRQGCAPQLLVHPDLVPEFAGNKFGERKAVVVGDAADAFTYAAMNLAFRQLIDGAEFLALAVNRTFKDTDGGLSLDAGAFVTALEFAAGKQATVLGKPARNFFHAALAGLDCQPGQAVMVGDDAESDVAGALRAGLGGGLLVRTGKYRAGDESRHAPHPSAVVDDLTAAVDWILARRG encoded by the coding sequence GTGTTGCTCGATCTTTCCGGCGTCGTTTATGACGGCGACACGCCGATCCCAGGCGCGGTCGCGGCCATCGAGCGTCTGCGCGCCGAGGGCCTGCCGATCCGCTTCGTCTCCAACACGACACGCTCGCCGCACCGGGCGATCGTTGCGCAACTGGCAAGCCTCGGCGTTGCCGTCGGTCGCGACGAATTGTTCACGCCGGCGCGTGCGGCTGTCGACTGGCTCAGCCGCCAGGGTTGCGCGCCGCAGCTTCTGGTCCATCCCGACCTCGTGCCCGAATTCGCCGGCAACAAATTCGGCGAGCGAAAGGCCGTGGTGGTCGGGGATGCCGCAGACGCCTTCACCTATGCGGCGATGAACCTCGCTTTCCGCCAACTCATCGACGGTGCCGAGTTTCTCGCGCTTGCGGTCAACCGTACCTTCAAGGACACAGATGGTGGGCTCAGCCTCGATGCGGGCGCCTTCGTCACAGCGCTTGAGTTTGCCGCCGGCAAACAGGCGACGGTGCTGGGCAAGCCCGCGCGGAACTTCTTCCATGCCGCACTGGCCGGGCTGGACTGCCAGCCGGGGCAGGCGGTGATGGTCGGCGACGACGCCGAAAGCGACGTCGCCGGCGCGTTGCGGGCAGGACTTGGCGGCGGGCTTCTGGTGCGGACGGGGAAATATCGCGCCGGTGACGAGAGCCGCCACGCGCCGCATCCGAGCGCTGTCGTCGACGATCTGACGGCAGCGGTCGACTGGATTCTTGCCCGTCGAGGCTAG
- a CDS encoding 3-keto-5-aminohexanoate cleavage protein, which yields MPLEMNREVFITCAVTGSGGTQDRSHLVPRSPKEIADSAIEAAKAGAAIVHCHVRDPETGKPRRDIHLYREVTERIRAANVDVVLNLTAGMGGDMVFGGVETPLPLQQAGTDMGGATNRVEHVRQCLPEICTLDCGTMNFAEADYVMTNTPGMLRAMGGMMTAMGVKPEIEAFDTGHLWFAKQLVEEGVLAPDALVQLCMGVPWGAPDDLNTFMAMVNNVPKSWTFSAFSLGRNQMAYAAAAVLAGGNVRVGLEDNLWLDKGVLATNAQLVEKAVTVVETLGARVIGPQEVRKKLNLVKRAPLAA from the coding sequence ATGCCGCTCGAAATGAACCGCGAGGTTTTCATTACCTGTGCCGTGACCGGGTCCGGCGGCACGCAGGATCGCAGCCATCTGGTGCCGCGTTCGCCCAAGGAGATTGCCGACTCGGCCATCGAGGCGGCCAAGGCCGGTGCTGCCATCGTCCACTGCCATGTCCGCGATCCCGAGACCGGCAAGCCGCGCCGCGATATCCATCTTTACCGCGAGGTGACCGAGCGCATCCGCGCTGCCAATGTCGACGTGGTGCTGAACCTGACCGCCGGCATGGGCGGCGACATGGTGTTTGGCGGTGTCGAGACCCCGCTGCCGCTGCAGCAAGCCGGCACCGACATGGGCGGCGCCACCAACCGCGTCGAGCATGTGCGCCAGTGCCTGCCGGAGATCTGTACGCTCGACTGCGGCACGATGAACTTCGCCGAGGCCGACTATGTCATGACCAACACGCCGGGCATGTTGCGCGCCATGGGCGGCATGATGACCGCGATGGGCGTGAAGCCTGAGATCGAGGCCTTCGACACCGGCCATCTGTGGTTCGCCAAGCAGTTGGTGGAGGAGGGCGTGCTGGCGCCCGACGCGCTGGTGCAACTGTGCATGGGCGTGCCGTGGGGCGCGCCCGACGACCTCAACACCTTCATGGCGATGGTCAACAACGTGCCGAAGAGCTGGACCTTCTCGGCCTTCTCGCTCGGCCGCAACCAGATGGCCTATGCGGCGGCCGCGGTGCTGGCCGGCGGCAATGTGCGCGTCGGCCTCGAGGACAATCTCTGGCTCGACAAGGGCGTACTCGCCACCAATGCGCAACTGGTCGAAAAGGCCGTCACCGTCGTCGAGACCCTCGGCGCGCGGGTGATCGGGCCGCAAGAGGTGCGCAAGAAGCTCAACCTCGTCAAGCGCGCGCCGCTGGCAGCATAA
- the xylB gene encoding xylulokinase, with translation MYLGLDLGTSGVKALLMDANQKIIGSGHGSLDVSRPHHGWSEQDPADWIRAAEEAISELKAVHSREVAAVRGIGLSGQMHGATLLDASGRVLRPCILWNDTRSFAEAAVLDADPRSRKITGNIVFPGFTAPKLAWVKTNEPEIFAKVAKVLLPKDYLRLWLTGEYISEMSDSAGTSWLDVAARRWSPELLAATGLGTEHMPSLVEGTDKAGTLRGELASKWGMGPGVVISGGAGDNAASACGMGTVKPGAAFVSLGTSGVLFAANGAYLPNPESAVHTFCHALPQAWHQMGVILSATDSLNWLSTITGKDAGELTGELGDELRAPSGVSFLPYLSGERTPHNDAAIRGSFTGLAHEIDRAGLTQAVLEGVAFAFRDSLESLATAGTSLTRVTAIGGGSRSRYWLKSIATALGLPVDIPADGDFGAAFGAARLGLIAAEGADPHQVCMQPDTAETIEPVAALAGAYDHAYQRYRKLYPAIRETM, from the coding sequence ATGTATCTCGGGCTCGATCTCGGCACGTCAGGCGTCAAGGCGCTGTTGATGGACGCCAACCAGAAGATCATCGGCTCCGGCCATGGTTCGCTCGACGTTTCCAGGCCGCATCATGGCTGGTCCGAACAGGATCCCGCCGACTGGATTCGCGCCGCCGAGGAGGCAATCAGCGAGCTCAAGGCTGTGCATTCCAGGGAAGTCGCCGCCGTGCGCGGCATCGGCCTGTCCGGCCAGATGCATGGCGCGACGCTGCTCGATGCCTCGGGACGGGTGCTGCGCCCTTGCATCCTCTGGAACGACACGCGCAGCTTTGCCGAGGCAGCGGTGCTCGACGCCGATCCGCGCTCCCGCAAAATCACCGGTAACATCGTCTTTCCCGGCTTCACCGCCCCCAAACTCGCCTGGGTGAAGACTAACGAGCCCGAAATCTTCGCCAAGGTGGCGAAGGTCCTGCTGCCCAAGGATTACCTCAGGCTCTGGCTGACGGGCGAATACATCTCCGAAATGTCCGACTCGGCCGGCACGTCCTGGCTCGACGTCGCGGCACGCCGCTGGTCACCGGAGCTGCTCGCCGCCACGGGCCTTGGCACCGAACATATGCCGTCGCTGGTCGAGGGCACCGACAAGGCAGGCACGCTGCGCGGCGAACTGGCTTCGAAATGGGGAATGGGGCCGGGCGTGGTGATATCAGGCGGCGCGGGCGACAATGCCGCATCTGCTTGCGGCATGGGCACGGTCAAGCCGGGCGCTGCCTTCGTGTCGCTCGGAACCTCGGGTGTGCTGTTTGCCGCCAATGGCGCCTACCTGCCCAATCCGGAAAGTGCCGTTCACACCTTCTGCCATGCGCTGCCGCAAGCTTGGCATCAGATGGGCGTCATCCTGTCGGCGACGGATTCGCTCAACTGGCTGAGCACCATCACGGGCAAGGATGCGGGCGAGCTGACTGGCGAACTCGGCGACGAATTGCGCGCCCCCTCTGGTGTGAGCTTCCTGCCTTATCTCTCGGGCGAACGCACCCCGCACAACGATGCGGCGATCCGCGGCTCGTTTACCGGTCTTGCGCATGAGATCGACCGCGCGGGCTTGACCCAGGCCGTGCTCGAGGGCGTCGCCTTCGCCTTCCGTGACAGCCTCGAATCTTTGGCCACGGCCGGAACGTCGCTGACGCGCGTCACCGCCATCGGCGGCGGCTCGCGCTCACGCTACTGGCTGAAGTCGATCGCGACAGCGCTCGGGCTTCCCGTCGACATTCCCGCCGACGGCGATTTCGGCGCTGCCTTCGGCGCTGCGCGCCTCGGCCTCATCGCAGCCGAGGGTGCCGACCCGCATCAGGTCTGCATGCAGCCTGATACGGCCGAAACCATCGAGCCGGTGGCAGCGCTGGCTGGCGCCTATGACCATGCCTACCAGCGTTATCGCAAGCTCTATCCGGCGATCCGGGAGACGATGTGA
- a CDS encoding GNAT family N-acetyltransferase, translating to MDKRNISVRPARTADFAEVKQVLADTFESTWRPEITEAAAERYLSSDVGGHYVDENGLAFWVAEVDGQVAGMVHWSGDFIEALHVSGRFQRLGLGRLLLARAEQEIGKAGLQKVRLETDKFNQQSQAFYRALGYVETANYPDEEWDSGLITVLFEKPLGRMVTGQESHGLSHRAQLYACP from the coding sequence ATGGACAAGCGCAACATTTCGGTGCGGCCGGCAAGAACAGCGGACTTCGCCGAGGTAAAGCAGGTGTTGGCCGATACGTTCGAGAGCACCTGGCGGCCGGAGATCACCGAGGCGGCTGCCGAACGCTACCTCTCGTCCGATGTCGGCGGTCATTATGTCGATGAAAACGGCCTTGCCTTCTGGGTCGCGGAAGTCGACGGTCAGGTCGCCGGCATGGTCCACTGGAGCGGCGACTTCATCGAAGCACTGCACGTCTCCGGCAGATTCCAGCGCCTCGGCCTCGGCAGGCTGCTGCTGGCGCGGGCCGAACAGGAGATCGGCAAGGCCGGCTTGCAGAAAGTGCGGCTCGAAACCGATAAGTTCAACCAGCAGAGCCAGGCCTTCTACCGCGCGCTCGGCTATGTCGAGACGGCAAATTATCCCGACGAGGAATGGGACAGCGGGCTGATCACGGTGCTGTTCGAAAAGCCGCTCGGTCGGATGGTGACGGGACAGGAATCGCATGGGTTGAGCCACAGGGCGCAGCTGTACGCCTGCCCCTGA
- a CDS encoding carnitine 3-dehydrogenase: MSTISKAAAIGGGVIGAGWVARLLLNGIDVSIFDPDPEASRKVGEVMKGARRAYKQMVPGGLPKEGKLTFAKTIAEAVADADFIQESVPERLDLKHKVLAEIDLHAPANAIIGSSTSGIKPSDMQVAMKKHPERLVVGHPFNPVYLLPIVEIVGGAQTFPEAIEVAKEIYSSIGMKPVVIRKEIEAFVGDRLLEAAWREALWLIKDGICSVEELDDIMRYGFGLRWAQMGMFQVYRVAGGEAGMRHFMAQFGPCLKWPWTKLMDVPEFNDELVDLIATQSDEQSDKWSIRELEKIRDDNLVAIMDALSKQNKGKGWGAGALYKDYTKQLAAQAKPKVSKAAEKAKASKPVKKAAKAAKKVAGKKG; the protein is encoded by the coding sequence ATGAGCACAATTTCAAAGGCGGCCGCCATCGGCGGCGGGGTGATCGGCGCGGGCTGGGTGGCGCGGCTGCTGCTCAACGGCATCGACGTGTCGATCTTCGATCCCGATCCGGAGGCGTCGCGCAAAGTCGGCGAAGTGATGAAGGGTGCGCGCCGCGCCTACAAGCAGATGGTACCAGGTGGACTGCCTAAGGAAGGCAAGCTGACCTTCGCCAAGACCATCGCCGAAGCGGTCGCCGATGCCGACTTCATCCAGGAAAGCGTGCCCGAACGGCTCGACCTCAAGCACAAGGTGCTGGCCGAGATCGATCTTCATGCGCCAGCCAACGCGATCATCGGTTCGTCCACTTCGGGCATCAAGCCGTCTGACATGCAGGTGGCGATGAAGAAGCATCCTGAAAGGCTGGTCGTCGGCCATCCGTTCAACCCGGTCTACCTCTTGCCCATCGTCGAGATCGTCGGAGGCGCGCAGACCTTCCCCGAGGCGATAGAGGTCGCCAAGGAGATCTATTCGTCGATCGGCATGAAGCCTGTCGTCATCCGCAAGGAGATCGAGGCCTTCGTCGGCGACCGCCTGCTCGAGGCGGCATGGCGCGAGGCGCTGTGGCTGATCAAGGACGGCATCTGCTCGGTCGAGGAACTTGACGACATCATGCGCTACGGCTTCGGCCTGCGCTGGGCCCAGATGGGTATGTTCCAGGTCTATCGGGTCGCCGGCGGAGAGGCCGGCATGCGCCACTTCATGGCTCAGTTCGGGCCGTGCCTGAAATGGCCGTGGACCAAGCTGATGGACGTGCCGGAGTTCAATGACGAGCTTGTCGACCTGATCGCCACCCAGTCGGACGAACAATCCGACAAATGGTCGATCCGCGAGCTGGAAAAGATCCGCGACGACAATCTCGTTGCGATCATGGATGCGCTGTCGAAGCAGAACAAAGGCAAGGGCTGGGGCGCTGGTGCGCTCTACAAGGACTACACGAAACAGCTCGCCGCCCAGGCCAAGCCCAAGGTCTCGAAGGCCGCAGAAAAGGCCAAGGCGAGCAAGCCGGTGAAGAAGGCAGCAAAGGCTGCGAAGAAAGTTGCTGGCAAGAAGGGCTGA
- a CDS encoding nuclear transport factor 2 family protein: MTDYNAITEAYIAAWNETDAAVRKGLVKATFAPGVSYRDPIMHGDGHDGINALIAGVHGQFPGFRFKLKGKADGFGDNVRFSWGLGPEGAEAVIEGSDFATLKDGRLSIVTGFLDKVPG; encoded by the coding sequence ATGACCGACTACAACGCCATCACCGAGGCCTATATCGCAGCCTGGAACGAGACCGACGCCGCCGTCCGCAAGGGACTTGTCAAAGCCACCTTCGCCCCAGGCGTGAGCTATCGCGACCCGATCATGCACGGCGACGGCCATGACGGCATCAACGCGCTGATCGCAGGCGTGCACGGCCAGTTCCCCGGCTTCCGCTTCAAGCTGAAGGGCAAGGCCGACGGCTTCGGCGACAACGTCCGTTTCTCGTGGGGCCTTGGCCCTGAAGGCGCGGAAGCCGTGATCGAAGGCAGCGACTTCGCCACGCTCAAGGACGGCCGCCTCAGCATCGTCACCGGCTTCCTCGACAAGGTGCCGGGCTGA
- the xylA gene encoding xylose isomerase, whose translation MSTGYFGDIKPVRYEGPDSSNPLAYRHYNADEVVLGKRLEDHLRFAVAYWHSFAWPGGDPFGGQTFERPWFAKTGSGETMDDARLKADVAFELFSLLGVPYYCFHDADVRPEGATFAESAKRLDEIADHFEGRMAKTGVKLLWGTANLFSNRRFMAGAATNPDPDVFAYAAATVKHCMDVTRRLKGENYVLWGGREGYETLLNTDMGRELDQLGRFLNLVVDYKHRSGFTGAILIEPKPQEPTKHQYDYDVATVYGFLRKYGLENEVKVNIEQGHAILAGHSFEHELATANALGIFGSIDMNRNDYQSGWDTDQFPNNVPEMALAYYQVLLGGGFNTGGTNFDAKLRRQSLDPEDLLVAHIGGMDACARGLKAAAKMIEDKALSAPLDARYAGWTSTEATAMLAGERSLEQIAARVVAEGIEPQPKSGRQEYLENVVNRYV comes from the coding sequence ATGAGCACCGGCTATTTCGGCGACATCAAGCCTGTCCGCTACGAAGGCCCCGACAGCAGTAACCCGCTGGCCTATCGTCACTACAATGCCGACGAAGTGGTGCTCGGCAAGCGGCTGGAAGACCATCTGCGCTTCGCCGTCGCCTACTGGCACAGCTTTGCCTGGCCCGGCGGCGACCCGTTCGGCGGCCAGACCTTCGAGCGGCCTTGGTTTGCAAAGACGGGGTCCGGCGAGACGATGGACGATGCCAGGCTGAAGGCCGACGTCGCCTTCGAGTTGTTCTCCTTGCTGGGCGTTCCTTACTACTGTTTCCACGACGCCGACGTGCGACCGGAGGGTGCGACCTTCGCAGAGAGTGCCAAGCGCCTCGACGAGATTGCCGACCATTTCGAAGGCAGGATGGCGAAGACCGGCGTCAAGCTGCTCTGGGGTACGGCGAACCTGTTCTCCAACCGGCGCTTCATGGCGGGGGCTGCGACCAATCCCGATCCGGACGTCTTCGCCTATGCCGCGGCGACGGTAAAGCATTGCATGGACGTCACCAGGCGGCTCAAGGGAGAGAACTATGTCTTGTGGGGCGGTCGCGAGGGCTATGAGACGCTGCTCAACACCGACATGGGCCGCGAGCTCGATCAACTCGGCCGCTTCCTCAACCTCGTCGTCGACTACAAGCACAGAAGCGGCTTCACCGGCGCCATCCTGATCGAGCCGAAGCCGCAGGAGCCGACCAAGCACCAGTACGATTACGACGTTGCCACCGTCTATGGCTTCCTCAGGAAGTACGGGCTGGAGAACGAGGTGAAGGTCAATATCGAGCAGGGCCATGCGATCCTGGCCGGGCATTCCTTCGAGCATGAGCTGGCGACCGCCAATGCGCTCGGCATCTTCGGCTCCATCGACATGAACCGCAACGACTACCAGTCGGGCTGGGACACCGACCAGTTCCCCAACAACGTGCCCGAGATGGCGCTGGCCTATTACCAGGTGCTGCTGGGCGGCGGCTTCAATACGGGCGGCACCAATTTCGATGCCAAGCTGCGCCGCCAGTCGCTCGATCCCGAGGATCTGCTGGTTGCCCATATTGGCGGCATGGATGCATGCGCGCGTGGCCTCAAGGCAGCGGCGAAGATGATCGAGGACAAGGCACTGTCGGCTCCGCTCGACGCGCGCTACGCCGGCTGGACCTCGACTGAAGCCACGGCGATGCTTGCTGGCGAACGCAGCCTCGAACAGATCGCCGCGCGGGTTGTCGCCGAAGGTATCGAGCCGCAGCCGAAGTCAGGCCGGCAGGAATATCTGGAAAACGTCGTCAACCGTTACGTCTGA
- a CDS encoding acyl-CoA dehydrogenase family protein, producing MHFGLSEEQQLIVDTTRAFVENELYPHELEVERSGHLRRELIEEIKAKAISAGLYAANMPADVGGAGLDTLTWLLYEKELGRANYALHWTCVARPSNILLAGTPEQREKYLFPCIRGEKSDCLAMTEPGAGSDLRGMKASAVQDGSDWVLNGTKHFISHADIADFAIVFMASGEEETPRGKRKKITAFFVDKGAPGFTVRDGYRNVSHRGYTNSVLEFDDCRLPASQVLGEVHKGFEVANSWLGATRLQVGATCLGRAERALGHAIDYAAQRQQFGQQIGKFQGVSFKLADMATELKAAELMVMEAGWKYDQGTVTDQDMAMAKLKATEMLAFVADEAIQIHGGMGLMDDLPLERIWRDARVERIWEGTSEIQRHIISRALLRAVGG from the coding sequence ATGCATTTCGGTCTGTCCGAGGAACAACAGCTGATCGTCGACACGACGCGCGCCTTCGTCGAGAATGAGCTCTATCCGCATGAGCTGGAGGTTGAACGATCAGGCCATCTCCGTCGCGAGCTGATCGAAGAGATCAAGGCAAAGGCGATATCAGCCGGGCTCTATGCCGCCAACATGCCGGCGGATGTCGGAGGTGCCGGGCTCGATACGCTGACCTGGCTACTCTATGAGAAAGAGCTCGGCCGCGCCAACTACGCACTGCACTGGACCTGCGTGGCGCGCCCGTCCAACATCCTGCTGGCCGGCACGCCCGAGCAGCGCGAGAAGTATCTGTTTCCCTGCATCCGCGGCGAAAAGTCGGACTGTCTCGCAATGACCGAGCCGGGGGCGGGTTCCGACCTCCGCGGCATGAAGGCGTCTGCTGTCCAGGATGGCAGCGACTGGGTGCTCAACGGGACCAAGCATTTCATCTCCCACGCCGACATCGCCGATTTCGCCATCGTCTTCATGGCTTCGGGCGAGGAAGAGACACCACGCGGCAAGCGCAAGAAGATCACCGCGTTTTTCGTCGACAAGGGTGCGCCTGGCTTTACCGTGCGCGACGGCTACCGCAACGTCTCGCATCGCGGCTACACCAATTCGGTGCTGGAGTTCGATGACTGCCGGCTGCCGGCAAGCCAGGTTCTTGGCGAGGTGCACAAGGGCTTCGAGGTTGCCAACAGCTGGCTCGGCGCCACCCGCCTGCAGGTCGGCGCGACCTGCCTCGGCCGTGCCGAACGCGCGCTCGGCCATGCCATCGACTATGCCGCGCAGCGCCAGCAGTTCGGCCAGCAGATCGGCAAGTTCCAGGGCGTGTCGTTCAAGCTTGCCGACATGGCGACCGAGCTCAAGGCGGCCGAGCTGATGGTGATGGAGGCTGGCTGGAAATACGACCAGGGCACGGTCACCGACCAGGACATGGCGATGGCCAAGCTCAAGGCCACCGAGATGCTGGCCTTCGTTGCCGACGAGGCGATCCAGATCCATGGCGGCATGGGCCTGATGGACGACCTGCCGCTCGAGCGCATCTGGCGCGATGCGCGCGTCGAACGCATCTGGGAAGGCACCTCGGAAATCCAGCGCCACATCATTTCGCGCGCGTTACTGAGGGCGGTGGGCGGATGA
- a CDS encoding GlxA family transcriptional regulator: MAKSEKPTIFREDRSPLKVTMLVFSGASIMCVASTIDPLRAANRISGETHFDFRLVSATGEPAITTCGLPVAVSGAFDPDAPCDVLMVIAGFGTQGYTTSKLLGGIRRCARQARAVGGIEAGTWLVARAGLLEGRTATTHWEDMEDFAAAFPEVEVRPDRYIIDGPVFTSGGAAPTFDLMLHLVRSRLGMATALDVASVFIYDQSRAATDAQPLVSLGRLDGYDPRLAQAIRLMEAHVDQPLTIAAIARRAGVTARTLESIFRASIGETPGAYYLRLRLNAARRLVVDTRVSMAEVAERTGFSSAASFSRSFSHAFGTPPMRMRRG; the protein is encoded by the coding sequence ATGGCAAAAAGCGAAAAGCCGACAATCTTTCGCGAGGACCGCTCACCGCTCAAGGTGACGATGCTGGTGTTCTCCGGCGCGTCGATCATGTGCGTCGCCTCGACCATCGATCCGCTGCGCGCCGCCAACCGCATTTCAGGCGAAACGCATTTCGACTTCCGGCTGGTGTCCGCCACCGGCGAACCGGCGATCACCACCTGCGGCCTGCCGGTGGCGGTATCGGGCGCCTTCGACCCCGACGCGCCATGCGACGTGCTGATGGTCATCGCCGGCTTCGGCACGCAGGGCTACACCACATCGAAGCTGCTCGGCGGCATCAGGCGCTGTGCCCGCCAAGCCCGCGCCGTCGGCGGCATCGAGGCCGGCACCTGGCTCGTCGCCCGCGCCGGGCTGCTCGAGGGCCGCACGGCGACCACACACTGGGAAGACATGGAGGATTTCGCCGCAGCCTTCCCCGAGGTCGAGGTCCGCCCCGACCGCTACATCATCGACGGCCCCGTCTTCACCTCGGGCGGTGCCGCCCCCACCTTCGACCTGATGCTGCATCTGGTGCGCTCGCGCCTTGGCATGGCCACCGCCCTCGATGTCGCCAGCGTCTTCATCTACGACCAGTCGCGCGCCGCGACCGACGCGCAGCCCTTGGTCTCGCTCGGCCGGCTCGACGGCTACGACCCGCGCCTCGCCCAGGCGATCCGGCTGATGGAAGCGCATGTCGACCAGCCGCTGACCATCGCCGCGATCGCCAGACGCGCCGGCGTGACGGCACGCACGCTGGAAAGCATCTTTCGCGCCTCGATCGGCGAAACGCCCGGTGCCTACTATCTCAGGCTCAGGCTGAACGCCGCGCGCCGGCTGGTTGTCGACACCCGCGTCAGCATGGCCGAGGTGGCAGAGCGCACCGGCTTCTCATCGGCCGCCTCGTTCTCTCGCAGCTTCTCGCATGCCTTCGGCACGCCGCCGATGAGGATGCGCAGAGGCTAG